GACTGCTGAATTACATTGATAGGTCTAAGCGGGAACCAGCCTCGGTTTTAACCACGTCAATGCGAGTTTGGAAGGCCTCGCGAAAGTGAGGGATGTGGGTGACCACTAAAATGCAGGCAAAGTCGGTTGCGATCGCATTGATGGCGGCGATCAACCGTTCACAGCCCTGCTGATCTTGGGTGCCGAAGCCCTCATCGATGATCAACATCTGCAGGGGCACGCCGGAGCGCTGAGCTAGTAACCGGGCCAGGGCCAAGCGAATGGCAAAGTTGACCCGAAAGCCTTCACCACCGGAGTAGGTCTCGTAGGGGCGGGTGCCTTGGGTATCGGCGATCAAGATGTCGAGGGTGTCGATCAGTTTGCTCTGGCGACTGCGCCCGACCCGCTGGGTAACAAACTGCACATGGAGCTGGTTGGCGCTGAGGCGGCTGAGGATCTGGTTGGTTTCGGCTTCCAGTTGTGGCAGTAGGGTCTCGATGATCAGGGCCTGAATGCCATTGCGACCGAAGGCATGGGCCACCGCCTGATGTACCCGCTGTTGATGGCGGGCCGCGGTCAGGGCTTGCTGTTGGCTGTCGAGATGGGCCTGTTGCTGCTGCAGATACTGGTATTGCTGACGCAGGGCTCCCAACTGGGCCAGATGCTGCTCCCGAGCCTGTTGACGCCCTTGCAGTTGCTGCTCTAGGTGGACCACTTCGGCCTGGGGATCGGGAGTGGTCTGCAGCCGTTGGTCTAGTTCGGTGAGCTCCGTCTGTAGGCGGCTGAGTTCCTGCGATCGCATCTGCACCTGCCGCTCGATCTCATCCACCTGCTGCTGCACTTGGGGCTGCTGCTGCCGGGCCTGCTCCAGCGCCTGGTACCGCAGCCGCCAATCTTGGGCCGCCCGCAGCTGCTGGCGCAGCTGATGATGATAGTCCGGGCTATAGTCGAGATGGGCTAACTGCTGCTCCACCTGGCTCAGGTGTTGCTGCTGAGGCGATGCTGCCAAGGCTGCTAGCTGGGCTTCCACCTCTGCCAGGGTTGCCTCCAGGGCCTGACGGCGTCCTTGCAAGTGGCGGTGCTTCTGCTGGGCCTGTTTAATCTCGGCCTGCTTGATCTCGGCCCAACGCAGCCGATCCACCTGTCCCCGGGCCAGGGCATGATCGCGCTCGTCGTAGGGTAACTCGGCCAGTTGTTGCTCCACTGCCTGCAGGGCCGTCTGCACATCGGCGGCATAGTTCTGGTGCTCTAGGGCCTGGCGCAACTGGGTCTGCTCCTGCAAAATCTGCTGCAACCGCTGTTGCATGCCGGCACTGCTATCCAGTTGGGCCTGCAGCTGTCCCCGCTGTTCCAGGGTGGGGTCGTAGTTGGCCAATTCAGCGTCTAGATCGCGATATTCCTGCCGTAGCACCTGCAGCTCCTTCTCCGACACCGCTAGTTGCTCCCGAATCACCCAGATCTCTCGCTGTAGGTCCTGCTGCTCCTGGCGATGGCGCGCTAAGATGCCTTGCCGGTGGTCCACTCCCAAGGTGCGATCGCACACCGGGCATGGGGCATCGGGCTGCGCCAACAACTCCATTTTCTGCTCCAGCTGGGCCAGTTGGGTTTCACAGGCCCGCTGTCTGTCCTGCAGCTGCTCCATGAAGCGACGGCGTTCCAACCCCTTTTCCCGCACTCGCTCCTGATAGGCACGCCGCCGTTGCAACTGTTCTAGGGTATGGGTCACCTCCAGCACTGCCTGCTGCAACTGAGGCTGCTGAGCCTGGTGCTGCTTCAAAGTTTGCTCACTGTGGCTCAGTTCCTCCAAGCGAGCCGCCAGCCGCAGTGCTGCCTGTTGTAAGTCGCGCTGTAGCGCCTGGCACTGCTGCAGTAGCGGCAACACCTGTAGCTGCCGTTGATCGAGCTGATGCAAGCGCTCCTGGGCCTGGCGCAGCTGGGCCATCGCCGTCATCACCTGATCCTGCCTCTGCAAAATGGCCGCCAGCTCCACCCCCTCCTGCTCCAGCCCTTGCAACTGCTGCTGAGCTTGCTGCTGTCGTCTCAGCAACTGATCTCGAGGCTGGGTGACCTGTTGCTGCAGCTGCTCTCGCTGGGCGTGTAACCGTTGGTAAGCTTCCCAAACCTGGGAGAGACGCGCCTCCTCCGCCTGTAGCTGTGACCACTGCCCATAGCCTTGGCTAATTGCCTCTGCCTGAGCCAACAACCGACTCACCGCCTGCTGCCGTTGCTGCAGCTCTTGCAATTCTTGCCGTAATCGGCTTCGTACTTGTTGACCGTGATCAACTTGCTGCAGTAGCAGTGTCCGCTGTTGTTGCCACCGTTGTCGCCGCTGCCGTTGCTCCTGCAACCCGGCCAGAGTAGTTTGGTCGGCTTGTTGTTGCTGATCGAGTGTGGCCAAGCGAGTGGTCAATTCCTGCTGCTGTTGTGCCACCAACTGCTGCTGACTCAATTGGGCCTGAAGATCCACCAGGGTTTGCTCCAAAACCTTAGCTTCGGCCTTGGCCTGGCGAACCCGCTCCTTAGCCTTATCCGCCAGCTGATCGTATTGATCCAACTTGAGTAAATCGGCCAGAATCTGCTTGCGCTCACTGGGGCGCTTCAGCATGAACTCATCGGCGCGTCCCTGACGTAAATAGGCCGAGTTGACAAAGGTGTCATAGTCCAGTCGCAGCTGCTGGCAGATCAGCTGCTGCGTTGCCCGCACCCCTCGCCGAGTCAAGCTGAGAAAGCCTGACTCAGTTTCGACTTGAAATTCTAAAGAGCTATTCTGCCGACGCCGGCGGCTGCGGAGAATGCGATAGGTCTGATGATGGTGCTCAAAGACAAAATCCACCTGAGCTTCCATCTCGCCCCCATGGATGACATCGTCATCGCAACTGCCGCGACTCTGGCCCCAAAGTGCCCAGCTAATGGCCTCCAGTAATGATGACTTACCGGCTCCATTGGCTCCGGCAATACAGGCCACATGCAGGCCCTGGAAATTGAGACTGGCCTGCCGATAACTGAGGAAATTTGTCAGGGTCAATTGCTTGGGAATCATCCATTTGCCCTGGGCCGCATCCAATACGATAGCAGTACACGCGATCGTTAATACAGGCGATCTCTATGCCCTGTGGATAAATAGGTCATAGAGGGACAAAATCACCTCAATCACGATCAAAATCACCACATACAACTCCAACCGCAGGCCCGTATTTTGTTGTTGTAAATCCAAGGCCGTTTCAGCGGTGCGGGCAACTAGCTCCAACTTACGGTCGAGGGCAGCATGGCGCTCGCGAATTTCGTACTCATCCTCTAGGCGTAGATACAGTCGATCCAGCTCTGGATACTCCCACAGCAGTTCCGGCTTATCAATGATTTCCACCCGTCCCACCGTCTTATGCTGAATCAAGAGGGTATTGCCAATTTGCTTCAGCAGCTCCTGCCCACGATGGCGGTTTTGCCCAGGTTGTTGCAAGCTGACAGCAAAGGGTTCAATTTGATCAAAGACCTGGGCTGCCCCAACCTCATAGTGAGCCAGGACAACACTCTTGGCCAGCACCTCTGCCACCAACTGCAGGCTAGCCGGATCAAACTGGGATAACCAGACGACACCATCCTCCACCTTGCCAGCATTGCTTGGCCGCAAGCGAATCATCACGGCCTCCGTCTCAGGATGCTCAAAACAGTCCTGGGTGTGGGCCTGCACCCGCTCCAGGAAGGCCGTCTCTTGGCAGGGCGACGCCCCAAATACCACAAACGCCCCATAGTCAAAGACAACCGCTTGCCCCGACTCACCAATGGTAGTCATCAGGGGTGACATCATGCTGGTTACTGGATCACTAAAGGGTTTGAGATCGATGCTTTGGCCTAAAAAATAGGCTCGTGCTTGAATAACGTCCTGATCGGGAAACAGTAGGGTAGACATTTGAACATAGGTGGTTGGCTAGGATTGATCCCAAGTATGGTCTGGGATCAGTCGGGATGGTTGGTCACCCCAATGGGGTGCCGACGGCCATGGGGTATCTCGCCACACCATGACCAACGGTACTGGCGTGGCTCCCAGGTTGGGCCCTCAGGCAATACCGAATGACCTAAGCTACCTGACAGAGGCAATATATCGAGCTTATCTATAGCGCGTCTATGCCGATGAGTTGGTCACCGCAGATGACAGTTAGGCAACCATGATGAAACGTGTGTTATTTGTTTTGGGAGTGCTAGAGGATGATGATATTGATTGGCTACTAACCGTAGGGCAACGCTTAGAGTTCCATGCCGGCGATGTCTTGATTCGACAGCAACAGCAGGCTGAGGCCATTTATCTGCTGCTCGATGGCACTCTCCATGTGTCCGTAGCCTCCTGGCCCGATCAAATTATCGCTGAGCTATCCAGCGGCGAAGTCGTGGGAGAAATGTCCTTTGTTGACACCCGGCCGCCGTCAGCCACGGTGACAGCCGCTACTCCGGCATTGTTACTGGCCATTCCTTGGTCCCCCCTGCAGTCAATGCTTCAGCAGGACAGCCGCTTCGCCGCTCGATTCTACCGAGCCCTGGCGATCCTACTCTCTAGCCGGCTACGCACCACCGTTCAGCACCTCGAGGGCGAACATTGGCAACCGGTAGTGCTGTCGGATCAAGAATGTTCCCGCGATATGGCCGAAACGATTTCCCTTGGAGGTATCCGCTTCGATTGGTTGATGCGTCGACTGCGCGATAACCCGACGGC
This portion of the Halomicronema hongdechloris C2206 genome encodes:
- the sbcC gene encoding exonuclease subunit SbcC, translating into MDAAQGKWMIPKQLTLTNFLSYRQASLNFQGLHVACIAGANGAGKSSLLEAISWALWGQSRGSCDDDVIHGGEMEAQVDFVFEHHHQTYRILRSRRRRQNSSLEFQVETESGFLSLTRRGVRATQQLICQQLRLDYDTFVNSAYLRQGRADEFMLKRPSERKQILADLLKLDQYDQLADKAKERVRQAKAEAKVLEQTLVDLQAQLSQQQLVAQQQQELTTRLATLDQQQQADQTTLAGLQEQRQRRQRWQQQRTLLLQQVDHGQQVRSRLRQELQELQQRQQAVSRLLAQAEAISQGYGQWSQLQAEEARLSQVWEAYQRLHAQREQLQQQVTQPRDQLLRRQQQAQQQLQGLEQEGVELAAILQRQDQVMTAMAQLRQAQERLHQLDQRQLQVLPLLQQCQALQRDLQQAALRLAARLEELSHSEQTLKQHQAQQPQLQQAVLEVTHTLEQLQRRRAYQERVREKGLERRRFMEQLQDRQRACETQLAQLEQKMELLAQPDAPCPVCDRTLGVDHRQGILARHRQEQQDLQREIWVIREQLAVSEKELQVLRQEYRDLDAELANYDPTLEQRGQLQAQLDSSAGMQQRLQQILQEQTQLRQALEHQNYAADVQTALQAVEQQLAELPYDERDHALARGQVDRLRWAEIKQAEIKQAQQKHRHLQGRRQALEATLAEVEAQLAALAASPQQQHLSQVEQQLAHLDYSPDYHHQLRQQLRAAQDWRLRYQALEQARQQQPQVQQQVDEIERQVQMRSQELSRLQTELTELDQRLQTTPDPQAEVVHLEQQLQGRQQAREQHLAQLGALRQQYQYLQQQQAHLDSQQQALTAARHQQRVHQAVAHAFGRNGIQALIIETLLPQLEAETNQILSRLSANQLHVQFVTQRVGRSRQSKLIDTLDILIADTQGTRPYETYSGGEGFRVNFAIRLALARLLAQRSGVPLQMLIIDEGFGTQDQQGCERLIAAINAIATDFACILVVTHIPHFREAFQTRIDVVKTEAGSRLDLSM
- a CDS encoding cyclic nucleotide-binding domain-containing protein translates to MMKRVLFVLGVLEDDDIDWLLTVGQRLEFHAGDVLIRQQQQAEAIYLLLDGTLHVSVASWPDQIIAELSSGEVVGEMSFVDTRPPSATVTAATPALLLAIPWSPLQSMLQQDSRFAARFYRALAILLSSRLRTTVQHLEGEHWQPVVLSDQECSRDMAETISLGGIRFDWLMRRLRDNPTAPTEADWPTSEPE
- a CDS encoding RMD1 family protein, with product MSTLLFPDQDVIQARAYFLGQSIDLKPFSDPVTSMMSPLMTTIGESGQAVVFDYGAFVVFGASPCQETAFLERVQAHTQDCFEHPETEAVMIRLRPSNAGKVEDGVVWLSQFDPASLQLVAEVLAKSVVLAHYEVGAAQVFDQIEPFAVSLQQPGQNRHRGQELLKQIGNTLLIQHKTVGRVEIIDKPELLWEYPELDRLYLRLEDEYEIRERHAALDRKLELVARTAETALDLQQQNTGLRLELYVVILIVIEVILSLYDLFIHRA